In the genome of Arvicola amphibius chromosome 2, mArvAmp1.2, whole genome shotgun sequence, the window gttccaggacaggctccaaagccacagagaaaccctgtctcgaaaaaccaaaaaaagaaaaagaagaagtcgCCAGTCAGTTGCAgaaaatgggtcaatttaagttgtaagagctagttagtcataagcctgagctatcggctgagcatttataattaacatttgGCATCTGTGTCAGTTAtctgggaactggcaggtgggacagaaacttccatctacaaccATGCCTGGTTCTGGAAAGACTGTTTTGAATGAGGATTTCTACTCGATCAATAGTCCAATAAATTTGACCTTGTCTTCAAGTTTGTCATATCAAAAAATGAGATGTTAGGATCCATCATCTatttgaaaagtttatttttagatGTTGATAAATCTGAgcctcccctctcccactccGCCATTTTCAGGGGAATGAGGATTAGGGATACGTTTTAAGACACtagctgttgtttgtttgtttattagtgGTCAGGAAGTAGAATAAGTAATTGATCTCAGGTAGCAGACAGTTTGATGAAGCAACGGTAAGCATCGATGTGACACTGggctttttctttccctcaagcAGAATGTGTTACTATTTTGTTTATCGACACACGTCAGGGTGCCAGGTACCACACCACCATTCTCTCACAGGATCCAGGCTACACACTTCTTGCTGCCAGCTTTAAATTTCCATCAATGACTGGCTACTGTTGTGCCTCGGCCCATCTGCCCACGCCTGGAACCTATGCCCAGCTTTCAGCTCCTGAGATTTGCTTACTAGTTCCAGGGGAAAGTATAGTGAGTCCTTTAAAAGACTCTCTGagacctgggtggtggtgggacttgcctttaaactcagcactggggaggcagaggcaggcggatctctgagttcaaggccagcctagtctacagagtgagatctaggaagccggggctacacaaagaaacactgtctcagaaacaaaacaaacaaatgaaaacccccAAACTCtctgagaaggaagcagggagctCACCTCCTTTTGTTTGATGCTTGCTTTGTATGTCAcagtgcttttttgttgtttttgttctttgagacagggcttttctgtgtaactctggctgccctggaactcagtttgtagaccaggctggccttgaactcacagagatctgcctgcctctgcttctaagtgctgggattaaaggcgcacaccatcaccaccaccaccagctgtaTGTCCCAGTTCTTaatgaaggaaaacataaaaatgacCACATATCATTTGCATATCACAAGCATAACTCGACTTAAAAGGTAGCAGTTTGAGAAACCTATCCTGTTACTGTCATTTTCTCCCATCTAATGCACATAGCCATACGGAAGGAGCCAGgcgcggtggcacacacctttaaccccagccatagagaggtagaggcaagtggatctctgtgagttccaggacagttagggctacatagagagaccctgaacctgaaactcaccTGGGAAGAAGATGCAGGGGTTTACGGAGCTTCTAATTCATGCTATCAATTTCATCTGTAATAAGTCCATGTCCCAATCAGAGTAGTTAGATGGAGTGACAGTCCTACTAAATGTAGTCAAGCCACCACATTggcaataacacacacacacacacacacacacacacacacacacacgcacgcatgcatgcacgcacgcacgcacacacacgcaaacacgcacacacacacgcacacacatgcacacacgcgcacacacatacacacacacacacacacacacagagttacagTTAACCCTTGTCCTTCTCAGCTGCAGAGAACTGTGGCAAACACAGAGTTCAGCAGACATGGGGACCCAAAAGGCCGTTCATTACAATAAAAGCACCAGGTGGCCACGCGGGTGATGACATCTTCTGCTGTAATTACTCCTTTTCAGCACGTATTTTTGATCACATAGCAATTATTATCATTGTACCAAGAAAAGGCAGGGTTGGCTAGTTTCAACCTGCTTTTTTACatcttgcttttaaaaacacagaaggcAGCATAGaaccataaatatttattcagatgAAAGAGTCTTTGTTCCAGTTCTTAGCTTTTAAGGGGCAATGGGTTTTCAGCTATCACACATTGAGCTTTTAATGCAGCCACGTATGAGCAGTAGGGCAGACCCCTAAAGATGCATATGGATGGAGCGGTTAATTTCCTGAATCATCACTAGAAAGCATCACGATgacacagagaaaggagactTGAAGCCCAGGCCAATAGTGAATTGACAGCCATCTTTAGCCACCGTGACCTAGGAATGACCCTAAGTGCTGCTGGGTGCAGCAGTGAGATCTATTGCAGAGCACAGGAATTAGGTGTCTAACAGGCTTGGAGACTCCCGCTGTGCAGCAACTAGCTGCAGAATCACTGCAAGGTCTGCTGGGCAATGACGGTGGCCAACAGAAGGCAAATTTCATACTCTTTATTATTATGAAATAGACAGAGCTGGGCTTCATGTTTATTCTCCCCTCGCTTTGCAGTATTTTAACCCTCAGAACAATTacgtttttatattatttaaaatgttctagTTTGACAGTTGTCTTGCCTAATATGATGCAAATACACTTTTTACATACACGAGCCAATAATTTTAATTCCAAAGTGCCTAAAATGTCACATGTCACTTTATGATAAAATAtgccctttattttgtttttcctagcTTTTTAGCCCTAGAGCCTGCTTACGTTTTGCTGTCTTGCTTGCTTCAGTCTTTGTGGCTGCATCAACAATGGTAGTTGAGGGGAAAAGCACACAtgggctgcagagtgaggctgTGAACGCCACTGCCAGGTTACCCTGTCCCAGAAAGGCTTTGTTAAAACTACTTggtatttacttatatttttgtttaaggtttcttttcttttcttttctttcttttttttttttgttgctgaacccaagtcctcaccCATGCTAGGGCCCTGCCTCTAAGTTGTGTCTCCTCTCTCCAATGGTTATTTGAATAAAGTGATTATTAAGAAGTGGTTATTAGGCAACCAAGATGTTTGGTACCTCATTAGCTTTCAGTGAATAAAGTAGAGAGTTCTTTTGTGAGAATTGTTTTCCTGGGATTTTCATGAGTGAGATGTAAATACACCTacctggagaggaaaaaaaaggacagagatTAAACTATTTGTACTATCAGCGTATACATAACTAACACGTCTACATGTTAATCACTGAAAACGCAGCCGATGGTTTCTGAACAACCTTCTGTCTTCGCCACCTTTCTTGCTGTAATCAGATACATGACAGAAAGAACTTGAACTTGAGGGAAGAAATATCTATGTCAACTCGGAGTTTCAGAGAGCTCAACTACGGCTTTTCAGTACTATGTGCTTGGGCAGAACCCCGTGAgaatgagagagtgtgtgtggggggggatctTTACCTCATCATGGACAGAAGCGGAGAGGCAGGGGACAGGGACAAATGCCTTCAAGGACCCAGCCCAGTTCTACCTCCTCAAATTTCCAGAACCTCCTCAGCTCCCAGTGGGAGACTGTGGGTGACATTTTATGTTTAAACCGTAATATCTCCATGTGtcaaatttacttaaaattagTCATCAGCCATAAATACGCCAATAACcctttgattcttttattttcagcTTCTGAAAGCCTGCTGAAACTTGTACacagatcctgtggaactggcTGGTGACTTCAGAAGTGCCACAGGCAGCAGCAGCGGGGGACTAGATTCCCAGGTTTGGGGGGCATGTAAGATCCCCAAGCAGCACAGACTTGGAGGTCCCACTCCAACCAGCGGAAGGCTCATATTTACATCACCGGTAAATAGGAAATGTTTTGAATGGAATCCTTATATGGATTTTTGCTgactctccctcttcccagagccaTTAAAAGATTCTGAATTCAACTGCCCTGTGCACTTTTAAGCCCTCGCTTTCCCCAGGACAGCATCTCatgatttttattctttgctgTGCTTTTAACGAGAGAAGCAGGCGCGACCTGCATATTCTGATGGCTTCTAACCAAATGCTAGTCTGAGCATCTATATGAGAACATCTGAGCATCTATATGATGTGGAGGCATTTGTAGCTAAAGAAGAGTATTGCCTCCCAGCTCTGTGATGAGttggaattttaatttaattcataaCCTTTTATAAACGGCTCTATCTTACCAGACCTCCATACTTGGAGACCTGTTCATTAATGTTCAGCCAGGGTCCCGAGTGCCTGCAAGGAAGAAATGACAATTAGTGAGCGCCAGTGACCTTATTAACTGGGCTAACACTGTTAAGTGAATGGCTGGCTTATGTAAGTGTGCCCCCATGCCCCCATGGACACCTGTCTGTCCCAGGACAGTAGCACTGTCCTGTTGTTGACTGTTGAAAACATTTACAAGCTCTGCCactcccttcattttttttttttttttgctttaacaaAACTGTGCGGTTTGCTTctagcttttctttctaaaaactaTCTTGGAATCTTTCTTGTTTCTATCTAATCTATCCTAGTCAGGGTTACCATTGTTCTGATGAAATCCCATGAAGAAAGCTAGTTGGGGAGCGAAGGGTTTCTTAAgttcacacttccacatcatagtccgtCATCGAAGGAAGTCGGAACAGGaagtcaaacagggcaggaacctggaggcaggagctgatgcagaggtcatggaggggtgctgcttactggcttgctctccatggcttactcagcctgctttcttatagcacccaggaccaccagcccaggagtggcaccacccacaatgggctgggacctcccacatcaatcactaagaaaatactCAACagttggatcttttttttttcccaaaagctTCTACATTTTATTACTGGTCAAACCACTCCCAACTTAAACATGATTAAGTCTCCAGGTTGAAAGGGCTGAACTCCATCTTATTACGCTCATCGATGACCTTGCCGCTGTCAGCTCCTTACAGACCCAGCTTCGTTCTCCTCCAATGTCTTCTCTTGGACTTGTACCTGATTTTGTTGCCAGTTTTCATCCGAATCCACTGAGGAATAGgactattttgcttttgtttcttggccAGGAATTGCTTGATTCTGAAAGTCATGTGAGAAGACATGGCGAGAAGCCAAGGTGGGCAGACGGCGCATGATggcagaggaaaggcagaggaaatggatcttatggagacattttctcaactgaggttccctcctctcagatgactatggtttgtgtcaagttggcataaaagcCGCCAGCACATAGTCAACAATCAGGAAGTATTTCTCAAATgcccactttgtttttttttgttttttcttctctctctccctctccctctccccctcccccttcccctctccccccttccctccccccctctctctctctctctcccctctttggCCACGGTCTCTTGTTTTTCATGTTAGCCTTGGACTTGCTATATTTCCCAGGAtaaacttgaactcctgatcttcctgcttttccctcccgagtgctgggattacagctgtgctcCACCATCCCTGGCTTACGAGGTGAGGCGGaatgaacccaggactttgtttAGATGAGGCCAGCGGCTGAGTAATGGCCACAGTCCTCGTCCTCCGATTTTATAACCACAGTCCTAGAATGTCATTTGCGCCTCTGTCATTCAGGAGGGAAGTTAGGACGCTAAGCTTTGTTCTCCCAATAGTCTTGAGATGTTTTGTTACAAACATTTCAAACACAGTTAGATACGGCCGTTGGAGAGACTGACACACTTAAGAACTACATTCATTTCTCATTACTGAGCTGTCCTGGTCTCGCTGCAATCAGCACTTAGCACAGTTACAGAGCAGGCATTCAGTTATGGCTGAATTAATCACAGAATTTAATGGCCACTGAAGCCACATTTTGAGAACCCATTTATATATTTGATAAGTAGGAGTCATGTTTCCAGCTTGGGCATCTTTCTGGGAGCTTGCACCTTGGTGCTGTTTTCCAGCTAGGGGACCACACAGCCTGCCTTCATTACAATAGAAAATCAATAACCTATGCACTGGGCAGAGCTCTTCAGCTGGTTGACGGGCTCCTATAACTGAAAGGGCAGGGACAGTATTGAAGAGAAGCTGGCTAGAGTTCATGTGATGTCAGGAGAACCTCCCACGGTTACATACTACTGTCTTCTGTGTTTGAGTCTCTCTCGGGCTGTACACCATGTCTTCAAGCAACCAAGGAATGAAGAGAAAGGAACTGGAGGGCAGATGAGGTCTGCGGCTGACAGGACTTTGGTTCACTTCCTGTTGGAGCAGTAAAGACATTCCAAAGGTTCTATAGTTGTAAGTTTATGGATCTGTCTGACCATCTTCTTTTTTTCAggttcaaaaattatttatttatttatttaatatttatctatttatttttatgtgcattggtattttgccatggctgtcgggtcccctggaactagaattacacacagttgtgagctgccatgtgagtgtctcaaaataaaacaggctAGGGGATGCTAAGGCACTGGAGGGAGGTTCTCAGTAACAAAGTCagcaacaggggctggagagatggctcagaggttgagagcactgactgctcttccagaggacccaggcacccacatggcagctcacgactgcctgtaactccaagtctgacaccctcacacagacatatatgcaggcaaaacgccaatgcacataaaataaaaataaataaaaaagccagcAAGCAAGGATTAATTACTGGGGATGTTGCTGAGTCAGTGAACTCCTGCCTAGTGTGTACAAGGTTCAGTCCTATTCCCTCTGAAGGACAAAGATCACATAGATGACTCTcgtgcaaagaaggaaaagagaaaagaaaacaatgctaaAAATGAGTAAGGAGCAGGGTTGGGTGGGAGGAACACAAAACCCTGCCCGCAGTCTTCTCAAACAAGAAGTCAGCAATGTTATTCTGGCACATTTTCTTTGGAACGGTtttggaagaaatcaactttCGTTCCTGATTCCTGTCGAAGCTGCAGCGCTCATGCATGCGATTctgaatcctgcctttctcttttctttctttatcacttctttttgttttgagacaaagtttcttgtGCTGggactttcaatcctcctgccccagctctcaAGGGCTGTGATTGcagggtgtgccaccatgcctggcttacagCTCACTTTTTAACTCAATACCATAGCATACACTATGTgactcgttttttttttaaatatgctgcATGTGTATTTTTTAACAGCTGTAaagtatttaattcatttatcaTCATAACTTGTTTAAACATGTCTTTTGTTGgacttttagggttttttttgcattttgatatTTTGGACGTCTCCAGCAAACCTTGGTGGATAAAAATGCAACTTCCTCGTGATGGCCCCAAAGTGGTAATAAGGGTCAAGTGTGAGATCTTTCTTCATGTAACCAATTCCTTTTCAGGAAGTACCAGTTGGCTTTTCTAATGAAGAGCAAGCTGTAAGTGTTAAATCGCACCATTGCCAGTggtaggaaaaaagagaaaactaagtCTGTACCAATTTGACTTCTTTGGGGACAGTATTTCATTATTTCAAATACTGTCACCTTCCGCTTGATTCataccattttaaaaagcaaattcccCTGCTTCCACAACATGGCACCTGAACCTTCGCCATGGTGCCAGCCTTGACTCCATGAGCAGGACTGACAGAGGATGGCAGAGAAACAGCGTCAACCTAGTCACTGCAGCAGAGGCTCCAAGATGGGGACCGTTGGGTCTTCCAAGTCCTGGAGAGGCTGAAAATGGTGGAAAAGGACCAAGATGGGGACTGCAAGCTAACACCTCAGGGACAGAGAGATCTGGATAAGATCAGCAGACGGATGGCAGCTGCCAGCAAAAGCATTAGAACAAAGCATGCTGGGTTAATAAATTTCCTTACtcataaaaaaaggaagaaagaaaagcaaaaacgaaggaaaaaaatcaaattctccATGTAGAATCTAACACTTAGAAGAAGAAAGTTagcaggacagtggtggcgcacgcctttaatccctgcactcgggaagcagaggcaggcggatctctgtgaatatgagaccagcctggtctacagaggaaatttcaggacagccagggttacacagagagatcctgtcttgaaaggggagaggggaaaaagaagaaaactagaaaatttaGCATTTGTTTTTGAATATAAATGCAATTGCATCACCTTCCATGGGGAATATAgagtaattataatatataatatatatactatggTAAAGAGCTGTGTGTGATCATTCTCTGTCTAAGTGGTTAACTATCCTGTGTTTCTCTTCACTGTGAGATGGGATGAAACACTCTCTACAGAATGAGATGAAGCAAGGTGAATGACCCAGGCATTTACCACACAGCCCTAGGGACTATGTAAGGGATTCTTGAATACAATGTGTTGCCATCACAGGTGACCGGGTAACCCAGATGGTTACTAAGTAACTGTTGGGAAGGTGCCATATACCTGATGGATATTCTGAACAGAGAGATGATTTATGTCTTGGGCAGGAGGGAACTAGACAGTGCAAGATTTCATGTTACTAAAATTGCTTAACAATTTCAAATCTATggattgtttatttctggaaatgtcccttgaatgttttttttttttttggatggtgGTTGATGGAGAATAACTGaaatctcagaaaagaaagccTTAGACCAGAGGGTCCTATTGGAATTTGTTAAAACTTGAGCTGGGCAGCTGGTGGGTGGTGCTTTGCCAGGGGGATGTTTGTAGTAAGGGAGAGTCTTCGTGACCAGATCGCAAGCACTGTTAAACTACTCCAGCTTAGAAGGTCTAAACCTCTACAgaacagaaatgggaaaataGAGGCTTAAAAACGTAAAAGCCATCTGAAATCTACTCCCAGAAAAACCTTGTAAAAGCTTCTGCAgtagagaagccagaaaaggcaTTTTTATTGCGAAGCTAACAAGCTCATCTTGGAGCCGACTGATAGACAGTTCCGTTCAGTTCTGATGTCTTTAAATGACTCATTTGCCACAGCTAATAGCAAGGGACAATCCCCACGCGAGCAGCATTCTTGTTCACTTTAGAACAGACCCCTAGCCGCTCGTTTAACAGCTTGAAGGTGTCCTTCTTGCACAGCAGATGGTATCTGCGCTTCGCTTCTGTATTCCTTGAGCGACTTGTAGAACAGCAGGATTCTGGGAAGTCACTATCATAGTTGGCGAGTCTGTAGAATTACAGCTAAGGGTTTTAGAACTATAAAACTTCTTGaaagaatttttctctttctttctttctctttctttctttctttctttctttctttctttctttctttctttctttctttctttctttcttttcaacttACAGCACTAGCCCTTTGGAAGAACTATATGTATTTGTAAGCCATGTTAGGTTCCTCACTGAAAACTGTTCAAAATGTTCTCCTGTTTACCAAAGTGCTTTAATATATTCTTAGTTTGACTTAAATCCCACGGTCTATAATCTCAGATGTAATTCAAGAACTAGGTCTTTATAATGGTCtatgtttctttctcatttttaatggAAGGCTCCTAATATAGATATACTTTATAGATTCACTAATTCAACAATTATTActcattttgaaagaaaaacagatgtgATAGATGTTAAGTGGTTTGCCATGGCCGTAGATCTCAGAAGACGATACTAGGATTACTGATTTAGTCCTTGCCCATTAGCCCAAAGTGTTAGTATATAATGATCTATAACAGATGCTAACCTTTTGGGGCCTCTggaaaacatatacatgcataggAAAAGGGGTATGCTCTAAGATCAATACAAAGCGAAACCAAGAGTTGATGTAGAAAGAGCTCATTTAAGAGGAAGTATTAAGGGCCACggtgtttatttttcattgcaTTATCTCAGCATGCTTGCAAAgcattatacaaataaatataatgtccTCTtcactttcaaaatgaaaaatttaggatttctttttgaggcagagtcttactatgtggTCCTGACTGGCCCAGAACTTGACATGTGGGCcctttggcctggaactcacagagctctgcctgcctttgtctcctggagttctgggattcaaAGTGGGCACCACATGTCCAGCAGAAGTGGATATACACTTAAACTAATTTATGCCATGcatttgagtgttttgcttgttcACTACATGCACGTCTGGTGTCTGATGGctgcattggatcccctggagctagaattatagACTACCGCGGgccactatgtggatgctgggaactgaatccagatcttctgaaagagcagccagtgctcttaaccattttctagcctccctcccccagatggatactttttgaaaaagaaatcttcatAGTTCCATTATTCCACCTTAGCTTTTCGCCTGGCTGGAAAACTCATCGATGTTTAAGAATTGTGGGACTAGCCTCTGGGCAAGACTTGCAGAATCTTCAGAATCACAGACATAGCTGTGAAAGAGAGTGCGATGCAGGAATTCTTAGGATGTGTCAGAAGAGCCACGTGCGAGCAGGCCGCTTGGGGCAGAGCGGCAGTGCGGGAAGGAGCGGGAGAACAAATGAACAGCTTCCTTATTTATTAACCACACTGCTGTGCTGGGGTTCAACCCAGACTCTTGTGAGACCCTTGTGTAGTTAGGCAAATGCTATAGCACTGAGCTGTAACTCCAGGCCTAGCTGagttttcagtattttaattaGCTACCTAATCAGTTAGGCCATTGAATTTGGGTACAagctcttgctgtgtagccctggctggcttcgaactcacagagatctgcctgcctctgccttcccagtgctgtaaactgaggattttttaaaagacattttcatgtgtatgtatgtgcctgtctgagtttgtgtgtgtgcagaagtccatggaggccataagagggtgtCCCATcccttggaaccagagttacagatagttgtgagctgccatttgtgttctgggaactgagcgTGGGGCCTCTGTCAGGACAAGTAAGCtatcttaactactgagtcacaTCTGTAGTCTTCCATCTTGCATACAGTGTGTGTAGATGATTTATGTATTCTAGCACAATAATCCACAATTTCAAGACGTACATAGCTTGTATtaacaaaaaaccaataaaatgtgCCAAATCCcaaatttctctttcctctgtcctaAATTAACTTCCACGTCTCTTCCCTTTATTTTCCTCATCAGCTTTAGCCTTTTGTAAATACTCCTCACAAGCATAGGCCGTAGATGCAGATAATTACGGGGAGATATACACTGCGCGCTAAAGGCAACACTTACTGACCAGTTACCTCACACAGCACCCTAGGGGAGCTGAGAGCAGTATTCTTTCCACTTTCACAGTAAAAAATAGTCGCAGAGAAGCTGGTTAAACTTTCCAGAGACTGGAAAGCTAGCGGGATCGTAAATCTGAAAGTTCTATTGCATTCAGATTTGAGGTCCTTGGATAAGATACATTTGAAGCTGTTTGTCTTGTAtcgttttctttatttttgcaaaaCAGTATATTAAAATTCTGTTATTGAAAACGGTAGCAGTGCTTTTATTCGTTAACTCTTTCGAATTGAATGACACTTTGTAACAACCATAAGGAAAGAGTCATCTTCAGAAGTATGACTTGGTGACAAACTTCCCAGCTATAACAAAATGAGGCAGGGGTTCAGTAAAGTTTGTACCAGTTCATGGATTAGCAGTTTGTACTAGatggctttctattgctgtgataatgaCCATAATCAAAAAcaatttggagaggaaagggattgTTTGGCTTGTATATCCCAGTTACATTCCAGggacacacacgagagagagagagagagagagagagagagagagagagagagagagagagagagagagagagagagagagagagagagagagagagagagaaagagagagagaatagcctAGCTCACCATGTAGCTAAGCCTTaacttctcatcttcctgccttctgGGGTTTTCTATGCTCAGCGTTCCTCTATAATATCTcaccatgtacacatgtacatacacctctcaagtgctaggattacagaagtgagccaccatgcctggttataTGTAGTACTAGGGATTAAAGATTAAACTCAGAGCCTGTGCCTGATAGCTAAGAACTCTCCAAATTGACTTACACCCCCAGCCTGGAAGTGATTTTTCAGTAAGCCACTTATATTATTGTGTCCTTGGCATAccaaacatttatacatacatgtatatactagCTACTGGTATACAGAGGCCAAGGAAACACATCCTCCTCATCCTTGGAAGCAGCAAGTAATTCCTAAATTCTCCACAGAAGTGAAAATACACAGTCTCTGAATATCACCCTTAGTTTTGCTCCTAAGTTTTAGTGCAGGAGAACAGTGAATCAGTCCTGCTGCCTGGGAGCTGGCTGTCGCTGCTCCCTGTGCATGAAAAATACAGTGTGCTTCAGCCAGAGTGGTGCACAGCAGAATAAGAGCTGGTTGGTCCTTTTTGTTTGCATATTAGATGGTGTCCCTGTGGTCCTTATCCTGAAGCCCACTGAAGACACTTGATATGTCAGTTGGCTAGACTGATGCAAGAGAACTCGGTAAACAGAgactatttgtttgtttcccggcagcccagacccaaataataatacagaaactatatcagTTACAACAtttcttggccaatagcttaggcttcttattaagtaactcttacatcttaaattaacccacaattcttgtctctgtaagccacgtggcttgttacctcttatcagtgaggtattctcatcttgcttcctctgcatctgtgtgaCAACTGCAGAtgagtttttcctcttcccagaattctcttattctggtcaccccacttatacttctcagcattttattaaaccaatacaagtgacaaatcttttcacggtacaagaccattgtccctaGCAGAACTAATTCAACAAGTGCAGTCATAGCATGAACTTCTCAAAGATTCATGGTCAGAAAAGCAGTTCTCCACTTTAAGTGGTGTAGTAGGAAGATTTAGGTTCAGGATAGATTCAAGGTTTTTTTCCCTGCCACAAAGATTTTCTCTATGAAGTTTAATATTATAGGCATTATTAGAAAGGGATTGAGAGTTGCAGACAGCTTCAACAGCATGTGAAAAGCTGGGTTAGGTGGTACGTGATGTAACCCTAGCACTTTAGaggcttgaggcaggaggataccaagatcaaaaccagcctgggctacacaaaaagaccctgtctaaaaaaataaaaataaaataaaaccaatcttACCCATCACTTCCAAATGTATACAAAGTATTTGAAAATGAAGgcaaacattttgaattttacatTCAAGGCAAAACACATTCAAATCAAGTCTTTGTAGAGCAAAACATTGctgtaaaatttattt includes:
- the LOC119806321 gene encoding 60S ribosomal protein L39-like, which produces MSSHMTFRIKQFLAKKQKQNSPIPQWIRMKTGNKIRYKSKRRHWRRTKLGL